In Halictus rubicundus isolate RS-2024b chromosome 5, iyHalRubi1_principal, whole genome shotgun sequence, one genomic interval encodes:
- the LOC143353941 gene encoding uncharacterized protein LOC143353941 isoform X2 → MLFLWSREPAPPSPKASPWFAWFATALVLWGCRRSVMKAVLTISPLRLLKKRNILPIANSKASSTVTLAKQHQKRLKLENPILQRKHKHGIRRMKRFCNGDGPHVTSSTSVIQIPQIHYRVTRSGKIYGKYPHKTTVPTNANQGVH, encoded by the coding sequence ATGTTATTTCTCTGGTCACGAGAGCCAGCACCGCCGAGTCCAAAAGCCAGTCCCTGGTTCGCATGGTTCGCAACGGCGTTGGTCCTCTGGGGTTGTCGTCGGAGCGTTATGAAAGCGGTCCTGACTATCTCCCCGCTGAGGTTGCTGAAGAAACGGAACATCTTACCGATCGCCAACTCGAAAGCCTCGTCGACGGTGACGCTTGCGAAACAGCACCAGAAACGGTTGAAACTGGAAAATCCGATTCTGCAACGGAAACACAAGCACGGTATCAGAAGGATGAAACGGTTCTGCAATGGCGACGGGCCCCACGTGACCAGTTCGACGTCCGTGATCCAGATCCCGCAGATTCATTACAGGGTGACCAGAAGCGgcaaaatctatgggaaatatCCCCACAAGACCACCGTACCGACAAACGCCAACCAAGGCGTCCATTAG